The Balaenoptera acutorostrata chromosome 13, mBalAcu1.1, whole genome shotgun sequence region GGTAATAGGCCTGGAGATAGCAACCAATGTGCCCATGATAATTGCACAAAGGGGAGACTGCTCTGTTGGCATCTCCCATACACACTTTTGGACAGTGTTATAAACAGAACTTGAGAAACTGAATTCtgatgatgttaaaaaaaaaaaaaaaaggaattgtcgCTTGTTCCACGGGTGACCAACGCACTCGGGTTTATCTTGGGGCACGGGGCAGCCACCCCACTGGCTTGATCTAACTGACTAGTCTGTGAGATGTGCATAGCACTATAATGCCTCACTGTGGGATAAAGAACACCACAGTTATAATGTCCATGTGGTACAGAGCAAGAGCTTTAGAAGAGGGGAAATGGGCAATGGAGTGTGTCCACCAAACACCTCCAAGCCTCCTGGTCTGGAACTTTTGGAGTCAGCTGAGCAACGGACGATaggaggaatgggggaggggtgttCCGTGTGGCACAGTTGAGGAAGGCAtagaggttttgttttctttctcaaggtacAGTCTTGCATTTTAGGGTTTGCAGTCCCTCTTCATGATTACATCACTTTCTAACATCAAAAGGACCTTCACCAAGGAGCACTGAGGTTGATGGTGTGGAAGGAAGTCACAGAGGAAGGACACTCTGAAGCATAACAGATCAGAAAGACTAGAAAGGACACAGCCAGAGGCTGTACCTCTGAGAGGTAGGCAGTAGCCACCCTTCATGCAGCCAGCATAGATCTGAAGTGAATACCTGTGACGGAGGGTCTGCGTGTCAGGGAAAGTTGCTGCTGCTGGACATAGGCCCTGCATCACCAACTGATTTACTAGGGCCATGTCAGTGGCAGCGTCTGTGACACACTCTGCCTCTATACTGCCTTCTCTATGGAAAAACCAAGTGGCCTTGAAGGAGGGTAAGATAAAGTTTCAGACTTGGGCTCAGCAGAAGAGGGACTTGAGGCTGGGGCCAGTGCCAGGATCTTCATGTTTCAGTTTGAGGATTGTGTTGCTGTTGGTGATTTCTCTGCCAAGCTTGTACTGTGACCTGGGATCAGTATATTACTCTTCCTATGAAATAGTCACCCCCAAGTTTCTGAcagtggaaggaagggaagaccAAGTGGAAAAGCTCTCCTATGTGCTATTTATGCAGGGCCAGAAGCAGCTGATTCACCTGAAGGTGAAGAGAGACTATTTTGTGAATAACTTTCCAGTCTTCAGCTACCACAATGGCATCCTGGGGCAAGAAATGCCTTTCATCTCACATGACTGTCATTATGAAGGCTACATAGAAGGAGTCCCAGGTTCTTTTGTTTCTGTCAACACCTGTTCAGGCCTCAGGGGTGTCCTGATTAAGGAGGAAAAATCCTATGGCATTGAGCCCATTCACTCTTCAAAACGGTTTGAACATGTGTTGTACACCATGGCCCATGAAGCTCCAGTCTCCTGTAGTGTCACTTCCAATGACAGCCAAGTGGCATTCACCAGCCGGCAACAAGAGAGCAGCAAGCCTCGCAGTCGGCAGGTGCCATCCTACTTGTGGTCACACACCAAGTACGTGGAGATGTTTGTCGTGGTCGACAACCAGCGGTTCCAAATGTGGGGCAGTGACGTCAATGAGACAGTCCAGAGAGTAATGGACATCATTGCTCTGGCCAACAGCTTCACTAGGGGAATAAACACAGAGGTGGTGCTGGCTGGAATGGAGATTTGGACCGAGGGGGACCTCACAGAGGTCCCAGTGGACCTGCAAGTTGCACTCAGGAATTTCAATAGCTGGAGACGAGAGAGGCTCCTCCATCGTGTGAAGCATGATGTTGCCCACATGATCATTGGACACCATCCTAAAGAGGATACGGGGCAGGCATTTCTCAGTGGTGCCTGTTCAAGTGATTTTGCAGCAGCCGTTGAATCCTTCCACCATGAGGATGTCCTCCTGTTTGCGGCGCTCATGGTCCATGAGCTCGGGCACAACTTGGGTATTCCGCATGACCATTCGGCCTGCGTTTGTAAAGATAAACCCTTTGGCCTCATGCGTGAAAATATCACTAAAGAAAGTGGCTTCAGCAACTGCAGCTCTGACTTCTTCTACCAGTTCCTCTGGGAACACAAAGGGGCCTGCCTATTTAACAAGCCTGGGCCCAAAGGCCGCTTACGGAGGGACTCTCGCTGTGGAAATGGTGTTGTAGAAGAGGATGAGCAGTGTGACTGTGGTTCTGACTGTGACATTCACCCGTGTTGTGACCAAGAATGTATGCTGAAGGCTCATGCATTGTGTAATCCTGGACCCTGCTGTAATAATTCGTGCCAATATGAACCAATTGGACACAGCTGCCGTCCTGCTTTGGGGGAGTGTGACCTTCCAGAGTTTTGTCTTGGTAACTCTGGGGAATGCCCCTCAGACACCTACAAgcaagatggtacaccatgtcaGCAAGGTTACTTCTGTGTTGAGGGTCACTGCAGGAACCATGATGTTCAATGTGCTGACATTTTTGGGTACCCTTCAAGATCCGCCTCTCCTGACTGTTATCGGTTATTTAACGTGAAAGGGAATAGGTTTGGAAACTGTGGTATTCCCAATTCGAGTAACCCAGCATATATTCAATGTGCAGAGAAGGATCTACTTTGTGGGAAAGTTGTATGTACAAATGTGCAACAGCTACCTATTATCAAACCCAACTGTACACTGATACAGGTCCCTCATGGAGATGACTACTGCTGGTCCATGGATCAGTATGACACTACTGATATCCCTGATTATGGAGATTCAGCGAGTGGCAATCTTTGTGGCTCAGACAAAGTCTGCATGGAGTCCTCCTGCACAGATTCCTCTGTTCTCAGTTACGATTGTGATCTACAGGAAATGTGTAATGGAAAAGGAGTCTGCAACAATTATAAGCACTGCCATTGTGAGGCTGGTTTTGCCCCTCCTAACTGCAAAACTCCAGGAACTGGCGGTAGTGTGGACAGTGGCCCCCCTGATATGGAACCTGATGAACTGCCAGCAGGTGGAggtggaaatgaaaacactaccaCTGGTAACAAACGTCAAGAAGCTCTCTTAGACTCGATGATCATAATGCTTCTTATActttttttcataatattaataATCGTAATTGTTTGCATCACCAAGATTTGTAGACAGGCAAAAGAAGAAGCTCCTGCACCAGAAGAGGCACCAGCAGAGGCTGCTGCAGCAGATGCTGCCCCAGAAGAGGCTCCCcctgaagaggagggagagagagaggaggaagagcaaGAATCAGAGCCATAAGACAAGCAGTGGGAGAAAGAAGCCTAAGACATCAAACACCTCAAGAACTGAGTGGGAATGAGAGGCTCAGTGAAGCAAAGGTCAAGTGGGAATTGATAGCTCCAGTGGCTCTGACTAGgattataaagtttataaaaatatactattGTAGGAGGAGGGATTCTCCcacttttactatttattttagtaattaagattttatttatatattaaacatCTTACTGCTTTTTAGCATTTCATTTGAACTCTTCACATGCATCTATTGACATCAACATCCTTGTCTCAGGCTAACTTTTCCAGTCACCAGAATCTTTTTCAGGACACGCCATCTTTCATCTAAGTTGTTTGACATACACTACTATTGGTACCTGCATTTATTAATATCACTTGGATTTTCATTTCAAGTAACAGCTACCTTATGTGAGGACAGTTATGTGACTGATTGTTCTAATTTGCCCTATAAATGTGCATTCATGAAATGAGgagtttttttaatcaaaaaaataaaacctattcaGATTAGACATCTCTTCGGATTCCATGTGATGTAGTTATTGAGTCTATTTTCTTCTGGGACTCTGTAGGGCAGACTATATCCAataacacagaagaccctgattGCCCCAGGGTCAAGAGGCACTTAAGTGTTTAAGTCATCTACCTTTTCAAATCTGACAGATGTTTAACAAGATATATCATATATTCAATTTATTACTTCCCAAGATTTCCAGGTCCTTCCTATAGCCatactcccccccgccccccatttcctttttttactgtctccattttttattctttttgagattttttttttaaccattctgagcagcatgcggaatcttagttccctcaccagggattgaacccatatgCCCCCTGCATTTGAAGTGCGctgtcttaaccactgcaccaccagggaagtccctagccatACTCCTTTTTtacctaaaatatttctttttctcctagaAAAGATTTAATATCCCTTCTTCTTTACTAATATTCCTCGGATGAATTTCATACCATCAGATGTGTCATGTCTGCTGAACATCACCTTGTTAGGAAACTGTATTTATACTAATTTTATACAGTAAAGAGGCCCCTACCACAGTGCTGAGTACATGTATTaaactaaaattttgttttttctatttttctttttttatttattgaaataacttGTTGACTGACATCAGAAGGAATCCCTCCAATTACAAGTAACAGCTTTGGATGTAGCAGATACTTCTCTGTGAAGAGAGCACAGAGCATATAATATTAATAGTATAATAttgggggcggagtcaagatgtgTACTAGGAGGAAGTGGAATttgcatctcctcacaactagggcacctaccaggtaccggtgggggaccacggacacctaataGGACTGGAGGATCCCCCAGCAACCGGGTAGGACGTGGGGCATGGGggaagtgaagggggaggagaagtggaggcaggacaggactggtgcccctgaggggcagctgggggaggggaagggatcccacaccagaagggggaaattggggaaccactgggagggcagaggatcaagagggagcgtggccaggtttcccctgcccacatggacccccaggaacctgttgagatcccaggcctgatcctctgcccacctaggccccctccagctgagtgggtcctgagggagtgggagggagggaaaggggagcaaaagtaaaggtgGGACCActgggaccagcacccctgaggggtggcttggggagggaaggagttcctacacccagtgggacccacccatggttaggggtccagcgggaTGGGGCAGACcctgggggagagggtgggggaggggcacaaagGAACTGAAGGGAAcagggccagtgctttccctgtccacttaggcaccagggagCCTGTTAGGCTCCCAGGCGTAAAtagccccgcccctacacccccacccaaggccccacctctacactcggagaccccctccaacaagctgggcctaaaccccacccacaaaccctcactcagggccctacctccaaactccagaactccacactccagatgCACTCCTTTGGATGCGCTGCCTCTCTCCTTCTgccaggtcctaagcagaggccctgccTACGCTTGACCATCGCCCTGCCTAGGCCCTGTCCCATGCTCAAACGTCACCCCCCCACCTGCCTaggtcccaccccaccctaaaccccacccctgcctaagttccacccccccCAGCTAAACTCtacccccatagccaaggcttttttttactttcttttcttttttcctctcttagaTCAGGTTCTGTTTTACCtggttgattcattgttgttgattcttgtatatatatatatatattttaatttattttatttatttatttatggctgtgttgggtcttcgtttctgtgcgagggcttcctctagttgtggcaagtggggccactcttcatcgcggtgcgcgggcctctcactatcgcggcctctcttgttgcggagcacaggctccagacgcgcagactcagtaattgcggctcacgggcccagttgctccgcggcatgtgggatcctcccagaccagggcacgaacccatgtcccctgcatcggcaggcagattctcaatcactgcgccaccagggaagcccgattcttgtatatttttatttttcccaatcttttatttttctaatttcattttattctttatactttgttagtgatTTCTCCTTTTGGCTTCTTGCCCCcccaccttttcttttcttttttctgctgtggttttattttaccttattgcagttgtttcaattatagttttatttttctaatatattttttatctaattttattttgttttttattctttgatattgtactgctccttttttttctttcttccttttttttttttttttactgcgccgtgaagcttgtgggatcttggttcccaggccggagaTCGGacccaagctcctgtggtgggagctccaaatCCAAACTGcgggactaacagagaacctcagaccccagggaatatcaatcggagtgaggcctcccagaggtcctcatctcagcaccaagacccagctctatctaaCTGCCTGccaactccagtgctggatgtctcaggccaaacaaccagtaagataggaatacagcaccacccattaaaaaaaaaaaaagaaacgacaaaaaaatatgttacagatgaagtagcaaggtaaaaacctataagaccaaataaatgaagacaaaataggcaacctacctgaaaaggaattcagagtaatgacagtaaagatgatccaaaatctcggaaacagaatggagaaaatacaagaaacatttaacaaggatctagaagaactaaagagcaaacaaacagtgatgaacaacacaattactgaaattaaaaatactccagaagggggcttccctggtggcacagtggttaggaa contains the following coding sequences:
- the LOC103015444 gene encoding disintegrin and metalloproteinase domain-containing protein 1a-like; the protein is MSVAASVTHSASILPSLWKNQVALKEGKIKFQTWAQQKRDLRLGPVPGSSCFSLRIVLLLVISLPSLYCDLGSVYYSSYEIVTPKFLTVEGREDQVEKLSYVLFMQGQKQLIHLKVKRDYFVNNFPVFSYHNGILGQEMPFISHDCHYEGYIEGVPGSFVSVNTCSGLRGVLIKEEKSYGIEPIHSSKRFEHVLYTMAHEAPVSCSVTSNDSQVAFTSRQQESSKPRSRQVPSYLWSHTKYVEMFVVVDNQRFQMWGSDVNETVQRVMDIIALANSFTRGINTEVVLAGMEIWTEGDLTEVPVDLQVALRNFNSWRRERLLHRVKHDVAHMIIGHHPKEDTGQAFLSGACSSDFAAAVESFHHEDVLLFAALMVHELGHNLGIPHDHSACVCKDKPFGLMRENITKESGFSNCSSDFFYQFLWEHKGACLFNKPGPKGRLRRDSRCGNGVVEEDEQCDCGSDCDIHPCCDQECMLKAHALCNPGPCCNNSCQYEPIGHSCRPALGECDLPEFCLGNSGECPSDTYKQDGTPCQQGYFCVEGHCRNHDVQCADIFGYPSRSASPDCYRLFNVKGNRFGNCGIPNSSNPAYIQCAEKDLLCGKVVCTNVQQLPIIKPNCTLIQVPHGDDYCWSMDQYDTTDIPDYGDSASGNLCGSDKVCMESSCTDSSVLSYDCDLQEMCNGKGVCNNYKHCHCEAGFAPPNCKTPGTGGSVDSGPPDMEPDELPAGGGGNENTTTGNKRQEALLDSMIIMLLILFFIILIIVIVCITKICRQAKEEAPAPEEAPAEAAAADAAPEEAPPEEEGEREEEEQESEP